One segment of Ricinus communis isolate WT05 ecotype wild-type chromosome 8, ASM1957865v1, whole genome shotgun sequence DNA contains the following:
- the LOC8271864 gene encoding agglutinin-like, with protein sequence MKLGGNTIVIWIYAVATWLWFGSTSGWSFTLGDNNIFLKQYPIINFTTAGATAQSYTNFIDAVRSHLTTGDDVRHEIPVLRNRVGLPINQRFVLVQLSNQAEHSVTLAMDVTNAYVVGYRAGNNAYFFRPDSPEDAEAITHLFTDAQNPYTFAFGGNYDRLEQLGGLRENIELGNGPLEDAISALYYYSTGRIQLPTVARSFIVCIQMISEAVRFQYIEGEIRTRIRHNRRSAPDPSVITLENSWGRLSTAIQESNQGAFASPIQLQRRNGSKFNVYDVSKLIPIIALMVYRCARPPSTQFSLLIRPVVPSLNDDVCVDPEPIVRIAGRNGLCVDVRGEEFYDGNPIQLWPCKSNTDWNQLWTLRKDSTIRSNGKCLTIYKSSPGKHVMIYNCTTATVGATRWQIWDNRTIINPISGLVLAATSGNSGTTLTVQTNIYAVSQGWLPSNNTQPFVTSIVGLNDLCLQANTGKVWLDECTSEKAEQQWALYADGSIRPQQNQDNCLTSDANIRETIVKTLSCSTASSGQRWMFKNDGTIWNLYNGLVLDVKRSDPTLKQIIIYPFHGNPNQIWFPLF encoded by the coding sequence ATGAAACTGGGAGGAAATACTATTGTAATTTGGATATATGCAGTGGCAACATGGCTTTGGTTTGGATCTACCTCAGGGTGGTCATTCACTTTAGGGGATAACAACATATTCCTCAAACAATATCCAATTATAAACTTCACCACTGCGGGTGCCACTGCGCAAAGCTACACAAACTTTATCGATGCTGTGCGCAGTCATTTAACAACCGGAGATGATGTGAGACATGAAATACCAGTGTTGCGAAACAGAGTTGGTTTGCCTATAAACCAACGATTTGTTTTAGTTCAACTCTCAAATCAGGCAGAGCATTCTGTTACATTGGCGATGGATGTGACCAATGCATATGTGGTAGGTTACCGTGCTGGAAATAACGCATATTTCTTTCGTCCTGACAGTCCTGAAGATGCAGAAGCAATTACTCATCTTTTCACAGATGCTCAAAATCCATATACATTCGCCTTTGGTGGTAACTATGATAGACTTGAACAACTTGGAGGTCTGAGAGAAAATATCGAGCTGGGAAACGGTCCACTGGAGGATGCTATCTCAGCGCTTTATTATTACAGTACTGGTCGCATTCAGCTTCCAACTGTAGCTCGTTCATTCATAGTTTGCATCCAAATGATTTCAGAAGCAGTAAGATTCCAATACATCGAGGGAGAAATACGCACAAGAATTCGACACAATCGAAGATCTGCACCAGATCCTAGCGTAATTACACTTGAGAATAGTTGGGGGAGACTCTCCACTGCAATTCAAGAGTCTAACCAAGGAGCCTTTGCTAGTCCAATTCAACTGCAAAGACGTAATGGTTCCAAGTTCAATGTGTATGATGTGAGTAAATTAATCCCTATCATAGCTCTCATGGTATATAGGTGTGCACGTCCACCATCAACACAGTTTTCTTTGCTTATAAGGCCAGTGGTCCCAAGTTTGAATGATGATGTTTGTGTGGATCCTGAGCCAATAGTACGTATCGCGGGTCGAAATGGTCTATGTGTGGATGTTAGAGGTGAAGAATTCTACGATGGAAACCCAATACAATTGTGGCCTTGCAAATCTAATACAGACTGGAATCAGTTATGGACTTTGAGAAAAGACAGTACAATTCGATCTAATGGCAAGTGTTTGACCATTTATAAGTCCAGTCCAGGAAAGCATGTGATGATATATAATTGTACTACCGCTACAGTTGGTGCCACCCGTTGGCAAATATGGGACAACCGAACCATCATAAATCCCATATCTGGTTTAGTTTTGGCAGCCACATCAGGAAACAGTGGTACCACACTTACAGTGCAAACCAACATTTATGCCGTTAGTCAAGGTTGGCTTCCTAGTAATAATACACAACCTTTTGTGACATCCATTGTTGGGCTAAATGATCTCTGTTTACAAGCAAATACTGGAAAAGTATGGTTAGACGAGTGTACAAGTGAAAAGGCTGAACAACAATGGGCGCTTTATGCAGATGGTTCAATACGGCCTCAGCAAAACCAAGATAACTGCCTTACAAGTGATGCTAATATACGAGAAACAATTGTCAAGACCCTCTCTTGCAGCACTGCATCCTCCGGCCAGCGATGGATGTTCAAGAATGATGGAACCATTTGGAATTTGTATAATGGATTGGTGTTAGATGTGAAGCGATCGGATCCGACCCTTAAACAAATCATTATTTACCCTTTCCATGGAAACCCAAACCAAATATGGTTTCCACTATTTTGA
- the LOC107262287 gene encoding agglutinin-like, with product MRDGNPVQLWPCKSNTDWNQLWNLRKDSTIRSNGKCLTISKSSPGQQVVIYNCNTATVGATRWQIWDNRTIINPTSGLVLAATSGNSGTKLTVQTNIYVVSQGWLPTNNTQPFVTTIVGLYGMCLQANSGKVWLEDCTSEKAEQQWALYADGSIRPQQNRDNCLTTEANIKGTVVKILSCGPASSGQRWMFKNDGTILNLYNGLVLDVRRLDPSLKQIIVHPFHGNLNQIWLPLF from the exons ATGC gtgATGGAAACCCAGTACAATTGTGGCCTTGCAAATCTAATACAGATTGGAATCAGTtatggaatttgagaaaagacaGCACTATTCGATCTAATGGCAAGTGTTTGACCATTTCCAAGTCCAGTCCAGGACAGCAGGTGGTGATATATAATTGCAATACCGCTACAGTTGGTGCCACTCGTTGGCAAATCTGGGACAATCGAACCATCATAAATCCCACATCTGGTCTAGTTTTGGCAGCCACATCAGGGAACAGTGGTACCAAACTTACAGTGCAAACCAACATTTATGTTGTTAGTCAAGGTTGGCTTCCTACTAATAATACACAACCTTTTGTGACAACCATTGTTGGGCTATATGGTATGTGCTTGCAAGCAAATAGTGGAAAAGTATGGTTAGAGGACTGTACCAGTGAAAAGGCTGAACAAcaatgggctctttatgcagaTGGTTCAATACGTCCTCAGCAAAACCGCGATAATTGCCTTACAACTGAAGCTAATATAAAAGGAACAGTTGTCAAGATCCTCTCTTGTGGCCCTGCATCCTCTGGCCAACGATGGATGTTCAAGAATGATGGAaccattttaaatttgtataatGGATTGGTGTTAGATGTGAGGCGATTGGATCCGAGCCTTAAACAAATCATTGTTCACCCTTTCCATGGAAACCTAAACCAAATATGGTTACCATTATTTTGA